In the Limanda limanda chromosome 1, fLimLim1.1, whole genome shotgun sequence genome, one interval contains:
- the fbxo7 gene encoding F-box only protein 7 encodes MKLRIRINKQSSRVELLGEEPTVQELRDHVRDTVLTSQGLSPDTEFSLSLNSSEPVSDTGQTLASCGIVSGDLICVLLPESVAGSTYTTCSRAERLMEASTSGGQSSSSCAALGEAPEDQAPEDMDPEDQVPEDMEPEAPAPCWEPMLCCEAEEGEAPLSLELLHHSASITSPSDAVMVAGHLLMLETGFVPQASEVKPGEMPSGWRSTGGLFQLPYTHPLCENSLAVVVGVVMGPVLVINASLKLNDSVDTIRKLCLNPCSYVTDEWPGESAAAAFKHLSKLSRLFKDQLAYPLIAAAREAMALPVAFGLAVLPPELLLRILRLLDVHSVVRLASVCRHFSVVTCDSTLWRHLFRRDFPGELSGRESSRSYDWRELYKKSHQNREQRRAARRRILPPDHLNPRDIFRPHPFMPPLPGIIGGEYDQRPFLPPGLLPQPYRHPDRALRGRASGGRSDDVRRGFI; translated from the exons ATGAAGCTGCGGATCCGAATCAACAAACAGTCGAGCCGGGTGGAGCTTCTGGGAGAAGAACCAACGGTGCAGGAGCTCCGGGATCACGTCAGGGACACGGTGCTGACATCTCAAGGACTCAG tccAGACACGGAGTTCAGTTTGTCTCTGAACAGCTCCGAGCCTGTGTCAGACACGGGTCAGACGCTGGCGTCCTGCGGCATCGTCTCTGGAGATCTGATCTGCGTCCTTCTACCAGAGTCTGTGGCCGGCTCCACCTACACAACCTGCAGCCGAGCAGAGAGGCTGATGGAGGCCTCCACCTCGGGGGGCCAG tccagcagcagctgtgcagCACTGGGCGAGGCCCCTGAGGACCAGGCCCCTGAGGACATGGACCCTGAGGACCAGGTCCCTGAGGACATGGAGCCTGAAGCACCGGCCCCCTGCTGGGAGCCCATGCTGTGCTGCGAGGCCGAGGAGGGGGAGGCTCCTCTGTCCCTGGAGCTGCTCCACCACAGCGCCTCCATCACCAGCCCCAGCGACGCCGTCATGGTGGCAGGACACCTCCTGATGCTGGAGACTGGGTTCGTCCCTCAA GCGTCCGAGGTGAAGCCCGGTGAGATGCCCAGCGGCTGGAGGTCGACCGGCGGACTCTTCCAACTTCCTTACACACACCCGCTGTGTGAAAACAGCCTGGCCGTGGTGGTGGGCGTGGTCATGGGCCCTGTGCTCGTCATCAACG ccTCTCTGAAGCTCAATGACTCGGTCGACACGATTCGCAAACTGTGTCTGAATCCGTGCAGCTACGTGACCGACGAGTGGCCAG gggagagcgcggcgGCGGCGTTCAAACACCTGAGCAAACTGTCCCGACTTTTCAAAGACCAGCTGGCCTACCCGCTGATCGCCGCCGCCAGAGAAG CGATGGCGCTGCCAGTGGCGTTCGGCCTGGCGGTGCTGCCtccggagctgctgctgcgcaTCCTGCGGCTGCTGGACGTGCACTCGGTGGTGAGGCTGGCGTCCGTCTGCCGACACTTCAGCGTGGTCACATGTGACTCAACGCTGTGGAGACACCTGTTCCGCCGGGACTTCCCTGGGGAGCTGTCGGGGAGAGAGTCCAGCAGGAGCTACGACTGGAGAGAG CTTTATAAAAAATCCCATCAGAATCGTGAGCAGCGCCGTGCCGCTCGTCGCCGGATCCTCCCCCCCGACCACCTGAACCCCCGGGACATCTTCAGGCCCCACCCCTTCATGCCGCCGCTGCCCGGCATCATCGGAGGAGAATATGACCAGAGACCCTTCTTGCCCCCGGGCCTCCTGCCCCAACCCTACCGCCATCCGGACCGCGCCCTGAGAGGTCGGGCGAGTGGAGGACGATCTGACGACGTCCGGCGAGGATTCATCTGA
- the kiaa0930 gene encoding uncharacterized protein KIAA0930 homolog, translating to MASFPGLCKAVGPVEEDGDRDQGDQGDGDREQRDQGDGDREGSLQQMLKAISDERNRLNIRQEISGLGCFKDDRIVFWTWMFSTYFMEKLAPRQDDMLFYVRRKLNHVSTDNGDGKKVEVEVYRRDSKKLPGLGDPDIDWEESVYLNLILQKLDYVVTCAVCTRSDAGDIHIHKKKCQEVFASPSKHAMDSKGEESKMSYPNIFFMIDNFDEVFSDMTVGEGEMVCVELVASDKSNTFQGVIFQGSIRYEALKKVYDNRVSVAAKMAQRMSFGFYKFNNMEFVRMKGPQGKGHAEMAVSRVPTGDTSPCGTEEDHVSPLHERVTSFSTPPTPERNRPSFFSPSLRRKVPRNRIAEMKKSHSANDSEEFFREEEDEELHATSNLRSRSLSGTGRSLVGSWLKLNRSEDYFLLYSHLTYVTLPLHRITTDILEVRQKPILMT from the exons ATGGCGTCTTTCCCCGGTTTGTGTAAGGCCGTCGGGCCCgtggaggaggacggagacaggGACCAGGGGGACCAGGGGGACGGAGACAGGGAGCAGAGGGACCAGGGGGACGGAGACAGGGAAGGGTCCCTGCAGCAGATGCTGAAAGCGATCAGCGACGAGAGGAACCGACTGAACATCCGCCAGGAGATCAGCGGACTGG GCTGTTTCAAGGACGACCGCATTGTGTTCTGGACATGGATGTTCTCCACCTACTTCATGGAGAAGCTGGCTCCTCGTCAGGACGACATGTTGTTCTACGTCCGCAGGAAGCTCAACCACGTCAGCACAGACAACGGCGACGGCAAAAAG gtggaggtggaggtctACAGGAGGGACTCCAAGAAGCTGCCCGGCCTCGGGGACCCCGACATCGACTGGGAGGAGAGCGTCTACCTGAACCTCATCCTGCAGAAG CTGGACTACGTGGTGACCTGCGCTGTCTGCACGCGCTCAGATGCAGGAGACATCCACATCCACAAGAAGAAATGTCAG GAAGTGTTTGCCTCCCCCAGCAAACACGCTATGGACAGTAAAGGGGAGGAGTCAAAGATGAGCTACCCGAACATCTTCTTCATGATCGACAACTTTGATGAG GTGTTCAGCGACATGACGGTTGGCGAGGGCGAGATGGTTTGTGTGGAGCTGGTGGCGAGCGACAAGAGCAACACGTTCCAGGGCGTCATCTTCCAGGGCTCGATCCGCTACGAGGCGCTGAAGAAGGTCTACGACAACCGG GTGAGCGTCGCTGCTAAGATGGCCCAGCGGATGTCTTTCGGCTTCTACAAGTTCAACAACATGGAGTTTGTGAGGATGAAGGGTCCGCAGGGCAAAGGTCACGCAGAGATGGCCGTCAGCAGAGTCCCGACGGGCGACACCTCCCCCTGTGGCACGGAGGAGGATCACGTGTCCCCCTTGCACGAGAGG GTGACTTCCTtcagcaccccccccaccccggagAGGAACCGCCCCTCCTTCTTCTCGCCGTCTCTGAGACGAAAGGTTCCGAGAAACCGAATCGCTGAGATGAAGAAATCTCACTCGGCCAATGACAGCGAGGAATTCTtcagggaggaggaagacgaag AACTTCACGCCACCTCGAACCTTCGCTCGCGCTCGCTCTCGGGCACCGGACGCTCGCTCGTCGGCTCGTGGCTCAAACTGAACCGGAGCGAGGACTACTTCCTGTTGTACTCGCACCTGACGTATGTCACGCTGCCGCTGCACCGTATCACCACCG acATCCTGGAGGTGCGGCAGAAGCCGATCCTGATGACGTAG
- the nup50 gene encoding nuclear pore complex protein Nup50 produces the protein MAKRIADKELTDRNWDQEEEGEEAGQFSLASQDVLKSRVVKRAKRRNVGAEGENSGAFKGFKGFSLAKPAESTTSPSTMFSGFGNGGGFQGLSSLTNGNSSSPSFGGFSAPAASTGTPGLTFNSPSSAKPFADIMAKQTNGSSPSPALSFGIISGGSSVGNKEYSRQLTALNCSVRDWITKHVNDNPLCDLNPIFRDYEQHLASIERQYGAGSAAAADGGSEEKKQAGTTSSTPPPPSSSSSSSPAAPAPAAATLFSFGKQSTDDSTQDKSSTTAPIPSGITFNFGKKVDSSVLGSLGSKSMSPGFSFSSSSSTPFSQSPMFGAPGSAAPLSFGGTKAEEAAPAVENGEEESEEPPKPDVREVKEDDAFLSKKCKMFYKKDSEFKEKGVGTLHLKHIEDGKTQLVIRADTNLGNILLNILVSASMPCSRVGKNNVMVVCVPNPVIDDKNPTCPIPLLIRVKTAEEADELHKTLEEKKG, from the exons ATGGCGAAGAGGATTGCTGACAAGGAGTTAACGGACAGGAACTgggatcaggaggaggagggagaggag GCCGGGCAGTTTTCACTTGCAAGCCAAGATGTGCTGAAGAGCCGAGTGGTGAAAAGAGCCAAACGCCGCAACGTTGGAGCAGAG gGCGAGAACAGCGGAGCTTTCAAAGGGTTCAAAGGTTTTTCTTTGGCCAAGCCGGCGGAGAGCACCACCTCGCCTTCCACCATGTTTTCTGGGTTCGGTAACGGAGGAGGATTTCAAGGCCTCAGCAGTCTGACCAACGGAAACAGCAGCAGTCCGTCGTTCGGAGGCTTCTCGGCTCCGGCTGCATCCACTGGGACGCCAG GTCTGACGTTCAACAGCCCCTCCTCCGCAAAACCCTTTGCTGACATCATGGCCAAGCAAACCAATGGCTCCTCCCCAAGTCCTGCTTTGAGCTTCGGCATCATCAGCGGCGGCAGCAGTGTGGGCAACAAGGAGTACAGCCGGCAGCTCACAGCGCTCAACTGCTCTGTGCGCGACTGGATCACCAAACACGTGAACGACAACCCGCTGTGCGACCTCAACCCCATCTTCAGGGACTATGAGCAACACCTGGCCAGCATCGAGCGGCAGTACGGCGCCGGGTCGGCTGCTGCGGCTGACGGAGGctcggaggagaagaagcaggcAGGGACCACCTcatccaccccccctcctccctcgtcttcctcctccagcagcccgGCGGCTCCGGCTCCAGCCGCTGCCACTTTGTTCTCCTTTGGAAAACAATCCACAGACGACTCGACCCAAGACAAAAGCTCCACCACCGCTCCCATCCCCTCCGGCATCACGTTTAACTTCGGTAAGAAGGTGGACAGCTCCGTCCTCGGATCCCTAGGGTCCAAATCCATGTCCCCcggcttctccttctcctcgtcctccagcACCCCCTTCAGTCAGAGCCCCATGTTCGGAGCTCCAggatctgctgctcctctgtccTTCGGCGGGACGAAGGCTGAGGAAGCTGCGCCTGCAG TCGAGAACGGAGAGGAGGAGTCGGAGGAGCCGCCAAAACCTGACGTCAGAGAAGTGAAGGAGGACGATGCTTTCCTCTCCAAGAA GTGCAAAATGTTCTACAAGAAGGACTCAGAGTTTAAAGAGAAGGGTGTCGGAACTCTGCACCTCAAACACATCGAGGACGGGAAGACGCAGCTGGTGATTCGGGCCGACACCAACCTGG GAAACATCCTGCTCAACATCCTGGTGTCGGCGTCCATGCCGTGCTCTCGAGTCGGTAAGAACAACGTGATGGTCGTGTGCGTCCCGAACCCGGTCATCGACGACAAGAACCCGACCTGCCCCATCCCGCTCCTCATCCGAGTGAAAACCGCTGAGGAAGCCGACGAGCTCCACAAGacgctggaggagaagaagggctga